In the genome of Prosthecobacter dejongeii, one region contains:
- a CDS encoding serine/threonine-protein kinase — protein MNPEPLPPNEDGIPSFQAIVEKDLTPNEAGSGRLPEGGWISKEVLEKILPQYERWAFVGTGGMGVVYKAWHRELQRWAAIKFLAPKLCCDPRAMARFQNEATVMAQLRHPNIVPVHDFGCEGDLAWLVMDFLDGVPLHVWAKERSRKPTEIAQMMAKITRSVGVAHASGITHRDLKPGNIMVLGDEPILLDFGLAQNQAWQQDIRLTHDGELAGTVAYLAPEQVDPTLGEPAPATDVHACGVMLFELLSGRLPRTGLASQIITRLHEDDLPPRLSTVVKSPRKELDAICWRAMQKTPEGRYANGTSMAEDLERFLDGRPIRAKNPDLLEVCYLYFRRYPWALGAAAVALLALSISVWTTSRMQWSKKKSNLLSQINRQLTAEEWTPDRLALTDGLLDQMHRVDTVLERYLREDVLKRTYHTVEDLLEAPRLSEADSKRIQVLIRALISKKHPDSSLLLNRWRAREAAWQTVASLHGPITPESAQVIFQTKGWVAKLGELHAVPAVAGQTWSTLFSPLDVEGAVELEMELHETWQEAKAFGLTLIIPQLEDVQFRVFQAERFRQYQPDFENPEKVQVMTIMSEDVPLAYALVPLEVRRSPHLTLRCRYENGDLSFSLNGSNPLNYTRIFELTRTLSKARFSLLLPVESSLARFELRERDVKAPATPLAKADDFFSVGKPTEALAIYEKYLNRADVKAECLYKYAACLEALQKRKDALTTWEQVARNPAEPWKSLAMFQLWRGHLTLGDMEHANAWFDLMMANRPPEIVRTGMATGDRLLLNQHYLPITRSLNCLKVRPEDIPDLDRAVRVQHFLGADDRNTAVRTAMAFHFAGHDHQARQSLTQAVTQVQPTAGLPEAEINSTMVCLDQWAALGGAETDAVLRATVVAWAQALEASQQPTRAIPILELVRQKLRMRPPLEQPQAKLLESLQEDSGLLLRHKIEVWLVAGMAEETPSARQKMWQEAVKALENHDGVADHTQQKLHSEFVARSLAQSWTQAQATEWLTALFGKARPLVSRDKWIGPIVHALAGNVLAKTLNEILQSERGQRFAKDYILRTRPARDLAYESMELVLTSLFAKGTDWAVEHPQVRASAKEVVAAFCKREFSEVALMQFFTLWSGVKNQATWDMMATALKPELRQPLEALLLRRYEVLGLNQEARGFQAPAADQKKPAPNTTRVIPSPSLE, from the coding sequence ATGAACCCAGAGCCGTTACCTCCCAACGAAGATGGGATACCCTCTTTTCAGGCCATCGTTGAAAAAGATTTAACTCCCAATGAAGCTGGCTCGGGTCGGTTACCTGAGGGTGGATGGATTTCAAAGGAGGTTCTGGAAAAAATTCTTCCTCAATACGAACGTTGGGCTTTCGTAGGTACAGGAGGAATGGGCGTGGTGTACAAAGCCTGGCATCGCGAGCTGCAGCGCTGGGCCGCCATCAAGTTTCTCGCTCCCAAATTGTGTTGCGATCCCCGAGCGATGGCGCGTTTTCAAAACGAGGCCACCGTGATGGCTCAGTTGCGCCACCCGAACATTGTCCCAGTCCATGACTTTGGGTGTGAGGGGGATCTGGCTTGGCTGGTCATGGATTTTTTAGACGGGGTGCCGCTTCATGTTTGGGCGAAGGAAAGATCGCGAAAGCCCACGGAAATCGCCCAGATGATGGCCAAGATCACTCGCTCAGTCGGGGTGGCGCATGCTTCCGGCATCACGCACCGGGATTTGAAACCGGGTAACATTATGGTGCTAGGTGACGAGCCTATCCTGCTGGACTTTGGCTTAGCGCAAAATCAGGCTTGGCAGCAGGACATCCGCCTGACGCATGATGGGGAGCTAGCTGGCACAGTGGCTTACCTTGCACCTGAACAGGTGGACCCCACCCTGGGAGAACCAGCCCCAGCGACGGATGTTCATGCCTGCGGAGTGATGCTGTTTGAGCTGCTTTCTGGCCGCCTGCCGCGCACGGGATTGGCCTCCCAGATCATCACCCGCCTCCATGAGGATGACCTACCGCCCCGTTTGTCCACCGTGGTGAAGTCTCCGCGCAAGGAACTGGATGCCATCTGCTGGCGGGCTATGCAGAAGACCCCAGAAGGCCGCTATGCGAATGGCACCTCCATGGCGGAAGATCTGGAGCGTTTTCTGGATGGCCGCCCGATTCGGGCCAAGAATCCAGATCTCCTGGAAGTCTGTTACCTCTACTTCCGCCGTTATCCCTGGGCTCTCGGTGCCGCTGCGGTAGCGCTTTTGGCTCTGAGTATTTCCGTGTGGACCACCAGCCGCATGCAGTGGAGCAAAAAGAAGTCAAACCTACTCTCGCAGATCAATCGTCAACTGACAGCGGAAGAATGGACACCGGATCGGCTAGCGCTGACGGATGGTTTGCTGGATCAAATGCATCGAGTGGATACCGTGCTGGAGCGTTACCTCCGGGAAGATGTGCTCAAACGCACGTATCATACGGTCGAGGATCTGCTGGAAGCCCCAAGACTGAGTGAAGCTGACTCCAAAAGGATCCAGGTTTTGATCCGGGCTCTCATCTCGAAAAAACATCCAGATAGCTCTCTGTTATTGAACCGTTGGCGGGCGCGGGAGGCAGCCTGGCAGACGGTGGCCAGCCTGCACGGGCCCATCACGCCAGAGTCTGCACAGGTTATTTTCCAGACCAAGGGCTGGGTGGCCAAGCTCGGGGAATTGCATGCGGTGCCTGCTGTCGCAGGTCAAACGTGGAGCACCCTCTTCAGTCCCTTGGATGTGGAAGGGGCTGTGGAATTAGAAATGGAGCTGCATGAGACTTGGCAGGAGGCGAAGGCCTTTGGGCTTACCCTCATCATCCCCCAGCTTGAGGATGTGCAGTTTCGCGTTTTCCAGGCGGAGCGCTTTCGGCAGTATCAACCTGATTTTGAAAATCCTGAAAAGGTCCAGGTCATGACCATCATGTCTGAAGACGTGCCCTTAGCCTACGCTCTGGTTCCCCTGGAAGTCCGCCGCAGCCCCCACCTGACGCTTCGCTGTCGGTATGAAAATGGGGATCTTTCTTTCAGCCTCAATGGCAGCAACCCACTGAATTACACACGTATTTTTGAGCTGACTCGCACTTTGTCGAAGGCCCGTTTTAGCCTGCTGCTGCCTGTCGAGTCCAGCCTCGCACGCTTTGAATTACGTGAACGGGATGTGAAAGCGCCTGCCACACCTTTGGCCAAGGCGGATGACTTTTTTAGTGTGGGTAAGCCCACGGAAGCCCTGGCGATCTATGAGAAATACCTCAACCGGGCGGATGTGAAAGCGGAGTGCCTTTATAAATATGCAGCTTGTCTGGAGGCGCTGCAAAAAAGGAAAGATGCTCTCACCACCTGGGAACAGGTGGCGCGCAATCCAGCGGAACCGTGGAAAAGCCTAGCCATGTTCCAATTGTGGCGGGGGCATCTGACCTTGGGGGATATGGAGCATGCGAATGCTTGGTTTGATCTCATGATGGCTAACCGCCCGCCGGAGATCGTGCGCACGGGTATGGCCACGGGAGATCGGTTGCTGCTAAATCAGCACTATCTGCCCATCACGCGAAGCCTGAATTGCCTCAAAGTGCGGCCTGAGGACATCCCAGACCTGGACCGTGCTGTGCGGGTGCAGCATTTTTTGGGTGCGGATGATCGCAACACAGCCGTGCGCACAGCCATGGCCTTTCACTTTGCCGGGCATGACCACCAGGCCCGGCAGTCACTGACCCAGGCGGTCACTCAGGTGCAGCCCACGGCGGGCCTGCCAGAGGCGGAAATCAATTCCACCATGGTCTGTCTCGATCAATGGGCGGCCCTGGGAGGGGCAGAGACTGATGCGGTGCTGCGTGCGACGGTGGTCGCCTGGGCTCAAGCTTTGGAGGCTAGTCAGCAGCCCACGCGGGCCATTCCTATTCTCGAGTTAGTGCGGCAGAAGCTACGGATGCGCCCGCCTCTAGAACAACCTCAGGCCAAGCTGTTAGAATCGCTCCAAGAAGACTCTGGACTTTTGCTTAGGCACAAGATTGAGGTATGGCTGGTTGCTGGCATGGCTGAGGAAACGCCATCAGCACGGCAAAAGATGTGGCAGGAGGCGGTCAAAGCTTTGGAGAACCACGACGGGGTGGCTGACCACACCCAGCAAAAACTGCATTCGGAATTCGTCGCGCGCAGCTTGGCACAGAGTTGGACTCAAGCGCAGGCAACGGAGTGGCTGACGGCGCTTTTTGGCAAAGCCCGGCCTCTCGTCTCACGGGATAAGTGGATCGGGCCCATCGTCCATGCTCTGGCGGGGAACGTACTCGCGAAGACGCTGAACGAAATTTTGCAGAGTGAGCGCGGGCAGCGTTTTGCGAAGGATTACATCTTGCGCACACGGCCTGCGCGAGATCTGGCCTATGAAAGCATGGAACTGGTCCTCACCAGTCTTTTTGCCAAGGGAACGGACTGGGCCGTGGAACATCCTCAAGTGCGAGCCAGCGCGAAAGAAGTGGTGGCGGCTTTCTGCAAACGAGAGTTTTCCGAGGTGGCTCTCATGCAGTTCTTCACTCTCTGGAGTGGCGTAAAAAATCAAGCAACCTGGGACATGATGGCCACGGCGTTGAAGCCCGAATTGCGTCAGCCGCTGGAGGCTCTGCTTCTGCGACGATATGAAGTTTTAGGGCTGAATCAGGAGGCGAGAGGATTTCAGGCCCCAGCGGCCGACCAAAAAAAACCCGCGCCGAATACGACGCGGGTTATTCCGTCTCCAAGTCTGGAGTAA
- a CDS encoding RNA polymerase sigma factor, with protein MSIFPVNDGFPETSLTLVGRLRSTDDSLREEAIRLVARRYWLPLYEFSRRTGLNEHASADAVQDFFQHILTNAEGFATYDGQQGRLRTWIITIFRRRVSSSLARQHTQSRGGGIEHVPLDFVLAESTYLEHADQDQDDPERAFDRSFARQLWQQVLDTLRCSYSYRQRLQVYETLQPLILSEIKNQPLSSLELTQKAGLSSVTDFKVSLHRLRKEAAHEFQRLVQQTVEGDEWQEEVRYLLRLVS; from the coding sequence ATGTCCATCTTTCCCGTCAACGATGGTTTTCCTGAGACCAGCCTCACTCTCGTGGGGAGGTTACGCAGTACTGATGACTCCCTGAGAGAAGAAGCTATACGCCTCGTCGCCAGGCGCTACTGGCTTCCCCTTTATGAATTTTCCCGTAGAACGGGGCTCAATGAGCATGCATCAGCCGATGCAGTGCAGGATTTTTTCCAACACATCCTCACCAATGCGGAGGGCTTCGCCACCTACGATGGTCAGCAGGGACGTCTGCGCACATGGATCATCACCATCTTCCGCCGCCGGGTTTCCAGCAGCCTCGCCCGCCAGCACACCCAGAGTCGAGGGGGCGGCATTGAGCACGTGCCGCTGGACTTCGTCTTGGCGGAATCCACCTACTTGGAGCATGCGGATCAGGACCAAGACGATCCCGAACGCGCTTTTGACCGCAGCTTTGCCCGCCAGCTCTGGCAACAGGTGCTGGATACCCTGCGCTGCTCATATTCCTACCGCCAGCGGCTCCAGGTTTATGAAACCCTACAACCGCTCATCCTGAGCGAAATCAAAAATCAGCCCCTCTCCTCGCTGGAGCTTACCCAAAAGGCAGGCCTTTCCAGCGTCACGGATTTTAAGGTCAGCCTGCACCGTCTGCGCAAAGAAGCTGCGCATGAGTTTCAGCGCCTCGTCCAGCAGACGGTGGAGGGAGATGAGTGGCAGGAAGAAGTGCGTTACCTGCTGCGGCTGGTGAGCTAG
- a CDS encoding prepilin-type N-terminal cleavage/methylation domain-containing protein — protein sequence MNIGFHPSTTPLRRAGFSLVEMLMVIAILGIMSSMVIIAFGGVREGAENEKDKRNAQNIASLAAVASAADADFAVPGDKTASVENLRDGCSPSSGIFKGHVYQLPSMTSHDIQGAIRYLHLKGSELVYHQVSE from the coding sequence GTGAATATCGGTTTCCATCCTTCCACGACACCTCTGCGCCGGGCTGGTTTCAGCTTGGTGGAGATGCTGATGGTCATCGCCATCCTGGGGATCATGAGCAGCATGGTCATCATCGCCTTTGGCGGCGTGCGTGAAGGGGCTGAAAATGAAAAGGACAAGCGCAATGCCCAAAACATCGCCAGTCTGGCAGCCGTGGCCAGTGCGGCGGATGCGGACTTTGCCGTGCCAGGGGACAAGACCGCCTCGGTGGAAAATTTGCGCGATGGCTGCAGCCCATCCTCGGGGATCTTCAAAGGCCACGTTTACCAGCTCCCCTCAATGACGAGCCACGACATCCAAGGGGCAATCCGTTACCTGCACTTGAAGGGGAGTGAATTGGTTTATCATCAGGTGTCAGAATGA
- the alaS gene encoding alanine--tRNA ligase, producing MSAVPTAAQIRQTFLDFFKSKDHTIVPSDNVGYTSRDGARIFTNAGMNQFVPIFLGERSADVDTWPGVLSKGLPTRAADTQKCIRAGGKHNDLEDVGLDTYHHTFFEMLGNWSFGDYFKKEAISWSWELIVERFKFPPSRVFATIYQPNKEKGDPADRDQESWDLWAEKFRSVGLDPEIHIVNGNKKDNFWMMADTGPCGPCTEIHIDLTPGPIELSEERQRAGAKLVNGSDASCIEIWNNVFIQYNANPDGTFTPLPAQHVDTGMGFERLTSIIQGTKNFTDFETAKISNYDTDVFKPIFDELTRLSGKHYQSTLPLPNEQGHVIPVTEQEKVDVAFRVIADHLRTLSFSIADGIQPGNSDRNYTLRRILRRAVKYGRTLEFKEPFFYKLVDVLALHMGDVFPELRARKDQIKAVLKVEEEAFNRTLDRGIALFESEASKGSSITGDFAFQLYDTFGFPLDLTELLARERGLTVDTEGFEKLMTEQRERARSAMKKNVVSVSEIETKEPTKFIGYDELETEAKVLEIVAMKDKTAIILDSSVCYAEMGGQIGDSGQIILGANTYPVSSTTKVGNTWLHFIEGEEAPAEGALVRLAVDGPRRHAIERHHTATHLLHWALHEVVNQEATQKGSNVTAEKLTFDFNNAALTAGQLADIEKLVNERIVANDSVSWNEIPYAEAKNNTGIMQLFGEKYPENVRVVQIGGKPLALDGYSMELCGGTHTRHTGEIGLFRLIGEGAVAAGVRRIEAIAGLEAYHAARADADLLKLLAGKVSAQGVSDLEKKIDNLLAQQKELEKALKAAQQREASGKAKELLATAENNVLIANLGDVDGDYAMAVNDALKGVFNGVIVLASIGGGNVTLMATVSKEHQAKVQAGKIIQTIAPIVGGKGGGKPDFARGGGKDVSKVDAALAEARKLVG from the coding sequence ATGTCCGCCGTCCCTACCGCCGCCCAGATTCGCCAGACGTTCCTCGACTTTTTCAAGTCCAAGGATCACACCATCGTCCCCAGTGACAACGTGGGCTACACCAGCCGCGACGGCGCACGTATCTTTACTAATGCGGGCATGAACCAGTTCGTCCCCATCTTCCTGGGCGAGCGCAGTGCCGATGTGGACACCTGGCCAGGCGTGCTTTCCAAAGGCCTGCCCACCCGTGCTGCCGATACGCAGAAGTGCATCCGCGCCGGCGGTAAGCACAATGACCTCGAAGACGTGGGCCTGGATACCTACCACCACACTTTCTTTGAAATGCTGGGGAACTGGTCCTTTGGCGACTACTTCAAAAAAGAGGCCATCTCCTGGAGCTGGGAGCTCATCGTCGAGCGTTTCAAATTCCCGCCGAGCCGCGTCTTCGCCACCATCTACCAGCCTAACAAAGAGAAGGGTGATCCGGCGGATCGTGACCAGGAAAGCTGGGACCTGTGGGCTGAAAAATTCCGCTCCGTGGGTCTCGACCCTGAGATCCACATCGTCAACGGCAACAAGAAGGACAACTTCTGGATGATGGCCGATACCGGCCCCTGCGGCCCGTGCACGGAGATCCACATTGACCTCACCCCCGGGCCGATTGAGCTCAGCGAAGAACGCCAGCGTGCCGGGGCCAAGCTGGTCAATGGCAGCGACGCGAGCTGCATCGAAATCTGGAACAACGTTTTCATTCAGTACAACGCCAACCCGGACGGCACTTTCACCCCGCTGCCTGCGCAGCACGTGGATACCGGCATGGGCTTTGAGCGCCTGACCTCCATCATCCAGGGCACAAAAAACTTCACGGACTTTGAGACCGCGAAGATCAGCAACTACGACACGGATGTCTTCAAGCCGATCTTTGATGAACTGACCCGCCTGAGCGGCAAGCATTACCAGAGCACCCTGCCCCTGCCCAATGAACAGGGCCACGTCATCCCCGTGACGGAACAGGAGAAAGTGGACGTCGCCTTCCGTGTCATCGCCGATCATCTTCGCACGCTCAGCTTCTCCATTGCCGATGGCATCCAGCCCGGCAACAGCGACCGCAACTACACCCTCCGCCGCATCCTGCGCCGCGCCGTGAAGTATGGCCGCACCCTGGAATTCAAAGAGCCCTTCTTCTACAAACTCGTGGACGTGCTAGCCCTGCACATGGGCGATGTCTTCCCCGAACTGCGCGCACGCAAAGATCAGATCAAAGCGGTGCTGAAGGTGGAAGAAGAGGCGTTTAACCGGACGCTGGATCGCGGAATTGCCTTGTTCGAATCGGAGGCGTCTAAAGGATCTTCTATTACGGGTGACTTTGCTTTCCAACTTTACGACACCTTTGGTTTTCCCCTCGACCTCACGGAGCTTCTCGCTCGCGAGCGCGGCCTAACTGTTGATACAGAAGGCTTCGAGAAACTCATGACCGAACAGCGCGAGCGCGCCCGTTCTGCCATGAAAAAGAACGTCGTCTCCGTCAGCGAAATCGAAACGAAAGAGCCCACCAAGTTCATCGGTTATGACGAACTGGAGACCGAAGCCAAGGTGCTGGAAATCGTAGCAATGAAAGACAAAACGGCCATCATTCTTGATAGCAGTGTTTGTTATGCCGAGATGGGCGGCCAGATCGGCGACAGCGGTCAAATCATCTTGGGCGCTAATACTTACCCAGTTTCCAGTACGACCAAGGTGGGCAATACCTGGTTGCATTTCATCGAAGGTGAAGAAGCTCCTGCTGAAGGGGCTCTCGTGCGTCTAGCTGTGGATGGTCCGCGTCGTCACGCTATTGAGCGCCACCACACGGCCACGCATTTGCTCCACTGGGCCCTGCATGAAGTCGTGAACCAGGAGGCCACTCAAAAGGGCTCCAACGTCACAGCGGAAAAGCTGACCTTTGACTTTAACAATGCTGCCCTCACTGCGGGCCAGCTCGCGGATATCGAGAAGCTGGTGAATGAGCGCATCGTGGCGAATGACTCCGTTTCATGGAACGAGATTCCGTATGCGGAGGCCAAGAACAACACGGGCATCATGCAGCTCTTTGGTGAGAAGTATCCGGAGAACGTCCGCGTGGTGCAGATCGGCGGCAAGCCGCTGGCCCTGGATGGTTACAGCATGGAACTCTGCGGCGGTACCCACACCCGTCACACAGGCGAGATCGGCCTGTTCCGCCTGATTGGCGAAGGGGCAGTGGCTGCTGGCGTGCGCCGCATCGAAGCCATCGCCGGACTGGAAGCCTACCACGCTGCCCGTGCCGATGCCGACCTGCTGAAGCTGCTGGCGGGCAAGGTCAGCGCCCAAGGAGTGAGTGATCTGGAGAAGAAGATTGATAACCTTTTGGCCCAACAAAAAGAGCTGGAAAAAGCCCTCAAGGCCGCCCAGCAGCGCGAAGCTTCCGGCAAGGCGAAGGAACTCCTTGCGACGGCTGAAAACAACGTTCTCATCGCCAACCTCGGGGATGTTGATGGCGACTATGCCATGGCCGTGAACGATGCCCTCAAAGGCGTGTTTAATGGTGTCATCGTCCTGGCCTCCATCGGTGGCGGCAACGTGACCCTCATGGCCACCGTTTCCAAAGAGCATCAGGCCAAGGTGCAGGCCGGCAAGATCATCCAGACCATTGCCCCCATCGTCGGTGGCAAAGGTGGTGGCAAACCCGACTTCGCCCGTGGCGGCGGCAAGGACGTCTCGAAAGTGGACGCCGCCCTCGCCGAAGCCCGCAAGCTGGTGGGTTAA
- the pelA gene encoding pectate lyase translates to MLLYQSAEGAWPKNHDLLKPPSSAEELAKIQKEKGNTIDNGSTTAPIRFLALITEAGGGESYQKAVIKGIDYLLDSQYENGGFPQFYPLRPSGYYSHITYNDNAMISALELLRDVASGRPPFTFVDDLHREKAAQANEKGIRCILKTQIRENGKLTVWCAQHHEATLEPAWARKYEPPSLSGSESVGVVRFLMEIEKPTPEIIASIEAAIRWLQAAAIKGVRLETFKNAEGKQDRRVVGDATASPLWARFYELKTHRPLFLGRDSVFHYSIGEIEFERRNGYAYYGTWPASLLEDDYPKWQSKQGFK, encoded by the coding sequence GTGTTGCTCTACCAATCTGCGGAAGGTGCGTGGCCAAAAAATCACGATTTACTGAAGCCTCCTTCTTCGGCAGAAGAACTCGCCAAGATTCAAAAAGAAAAAGGCAATACCATTGATAACGGCTCGACAACTGCCCCCATAAGATTTCTGGCTTTGATAACCGAAGCCGGGGGTGGAGAGTCGTATCAGAAGGCAGTCATCAAAGGAATAGATTATTTGTTAGACTCACAGTACGAGAATGGGGGATTCCCGCAGTTTTATCCTCTCCGCCCTTCCGGATATTACTCCCATATCACCTACAACGACAACGCCATGATTAGCGCCCTCGAGCTGCTGCGGGACGTTGCAAGCGGTCGGCCTCCTTTTACTTTCGTGGATGATTTGCATCGTGAAAAAGCCGCTCAGGCAAATGAAAAGGGGATCCGTTGCATTCTGAAAACTCAGATTCGAGAAAATGGCAAGCTTACCGTCTGGTGTGCCCAGCACCATGAGGCGACTCTGGAGCCAGCTTGGGCACGAAAGTATGAGCCGCCCTCCCTTTCTGGTAGCGAAAGTGTCGGGGTGGTTCGTTTCCTCATGGAAATCGAAAAACCTACGCCTGAAATAATCGCATCCATTGAAGCAGCCATCCGTTGGCTTCAGGCCGCCGCTATTAAAGGAGTCCGGTTAGAAACTTTTAAAAATGCCGAAGGTAAACAAGACCGTCGGGTTGTGGGGGATGCCACAGCCAGCCCATTGTGGGCGCGCTTTTATGAATTGAAAACACATCGCCCTCTCTTCCTGGGACGTGACTCCGTTTTTCACTACAGCATCGGGGAGATCGAGTTCGAACGCCGCAATGGTTATGCCTATTACGGCACTTGGCCAGCCTCCTTATTGGAAGATGATTACCCCAAGTGGCAATCTAAACAGGGTTTCAAGTGA
- a CDS encoding sialidase family protein — protein sequence MMHGRYLFLLGLLSLPVCLQAQAVGQPVRPLAQDEVTLWESPDPRNIYGYTPGICRLSSGRLVATHEVSSTGKPVGPEGKPLHEARILTSDDRGKTWTQRAHFDMSFARPFVAGKSLYILGRSKKVGIIRSDDDGVTWSPRVFLNDVGIWHQSACNVHFAKGNVYLVMEKHAPKRGIQSWQVGDLAPVLMRAQADSDLTEPKNWTFASELVFEDIWDAEKSNYFGLPFHPVDRKKATFLVPPKGRSIAPLGWLETNVVQFTDPDHIWHDPQGKTFHLWMRAHTGLTNYAAIAQVKENDDGSMTTSLVKSPAGQTMLYVPCPGAQMRFHILWDEKTKLYWMLGSQSTDSMVRPDRMSTERWGTPDNERHRLVLHFSKNMVDWCFAGLVCAGASPKESRHYASMCLDGEDLCILSRSGNEKARSAHNGNLILFHRVRKFRDLIY from the coding sequence ATGATGCACGGGCGCTATCTTTTCCTCTTGGGCCTGCTCAGCCTCCCCGTCTGCCTTCAGGCCCAGGCGGTGGGTCAGCCTGTGCGGCCACTCGCCCAGGATGAAGTGACGCTGTGGGAATCGCCAGATCCCCGCAACATTTATGGTTATACTCCTGGCATTTGCCGCTTGTCATCAGGGCGTCTGGTCGCCACACATGAAGTCTCCTCCACGGGTAAGCCCGTCGGTCCTGAGGGCAAGCCGCTGCACGAGGCCCGCATCCTCACCAGTGACGATCGTGGTAAGACCTGGACGCAACGCGCCCATTTCGACATGAGCTTTGCCCGCCCTTTTGTCGCGGGTAAATCTCTCTACATCCTGGGGCGCAGCAAAAAGGTGGGCATCATCCGGTCTGATGATGACGGTGTCACATGGAGTCCGCGCGTCTTTTTAAATGATGTCGGCATTTGGCACCAGTCCGCCTGCAACGTTCATTTCGCCAAGGGGAATGTCTATCTCGTCATGGAGAAACACGCCCCGAAGCGCGGCATCCAGTCCTGGCAGGTGGGAGATCTCGCCCCTGTGCTCATGCGCGCCCAAGCGGATTCAGACCTCACCGAACCCAAGAACTGGACCTTCGCCAGCGAGCTCGTTTTTGAAGACATCTGGGACGCGGAGAAGAGCAACTACTTTGGCCTGCCCTTTCATCCGGTGGATCGCAAAAAAGCCACGTTCCTTGTGCCGCCTAAAGGCCGCAGCATCGCCCCCTTAGGTTGGTTGGAAACGAATGTTGTCCAGTTCACAGACCCAGATCACATCTGGCATGATCCGCAGGGAAAGACCTTCCATCTCTGGATGCGTGCCCACACCGGATTAACTAACTATGCTGCGATTGCGCAGGTGAAGGAAAACGATGACGGCAGCATGACGACCTCGCTGGTGAAATCACCCGCAGGCCAGACCATGCTCTACGTGCCCTGTCCTGGTGCGCAGATGCGCTTCCACATCTTGTGGGATGAAAAGACCAAGCTCTACTGGATGCTCGGCTCCCAGTCCACGGACTCCATGGTACGGCCAGATCGCATGTCCACCGAACGTTGGGGCACGCCTGATAATGAACGCCATCGTTTGGTGCTGCACTTCTCCAAAAATATGGTGGACTGGTGCTTTGCGGGCCTCGTCTGCGCGGGTGCTTCACCCAAGGAATCCCGCCACTACGCCAGCATGTGCCTGGATGGGGAGGACCTCTGCATCCTCAGTCGCAGTGGCAATGAAAAAGCCCGCTCCGCCCACAATGGCAATCTCATCCTCTTTCATCGGGTGAGGAAATTTCGCGATCTCATTTACTGA
- a CDS encoding nuclear transport factor 2 family protein yields MKSFGLVLLSCLIVSLSLADEATLAAVTAADDARVAAMKSPQREKLASVFSDDLNYAHSNGVVDTKASFMDILTEGRTKYAGYDYEERKFTFPAPGIALMTGRARIQAITDKGRMDSVLSFLGVWRLEKGEWRFLAWQSCKLPPASPAK; encoded by the coding sequence ATGAAATCCTTTGGGTTAGTCCTCCTTTCCTGTCTCATAGTCTCTCTTTCCCTGGCGGATGAGGCCACCCTCGCCGCTGTCACCGCTGCCGATGACGCCCGCGTGGCAGCCATGAAATCACCACAGCGTGAAAAGCTGGCCTCCGTCTTTTCGGATGACCTCAATTATGCGCATTCCAATGGCGTCGTGGATACCAAGGCGAGCTTCATGGACATCCTCACCGAGGGCCGCACCAAATACGCAGGTTATGACTATGAAGAGCGGAAGTTCACCTTTCCTGCCCCTGGTATCGCCCTCATGACTGGCCGTGCCCGCATCCAGGCCATCACGGACAAAGGCAGGATGGACAGCGTGCTCAGCTTTTTAGGCGTGTGGCGGCTGGAGAAAGGCGAATGGCGGTTCCTCGCTTGGCAGTCTTGCAAGCTACCTCCTGCTAGCCCGGCGAAGTGA